One region of Candidatus Brocadiaceae bacterium genomic DNA includes:
- a CDS encoding cytidine deaminase, whose amino-acid sequence MRRPSWDEYFMRIAHEVARRATCLRRRVGAVVVLNKRILATGYNGAPSGLPHCSEVGCLRDQLNVPSGERHELCRGLHAEMNALLQGARHGVRMEGACLYCTHVPCSLCSKMIINTGIVRVVATREYPDAFARDMFLAAGVELVVLADGGP is encoded by the coding sequence GTGCGGCGGCCGAGCTGGGACGAGTACTTCATGCGCATTGCGCACGAGGTGGCGCGGCGCGCCACCTGCCTGCGACGCCGCGTGGGCGCCGTGGTGGTGTTGAACAAGCGGATACTGGCCACGGGCTACAACGGCGCGCCCAGCGGGCTGCCGCACTGCAGCGAGGTCGGCTGCCTGCGCGACCAGCTCAACGTGCCCAGCGGCGAACGGCACGAGCTGTGCCGGGGACTCCACGCCGAGATGAACGCGCTCCTCCAGGGCGCGCGGCATGGCGTGCGCATGGAGGGCGCGTGCCTCTACTGCACGCACGTGCCGTGCAGCCTCTGCTCGAAGATGATCATCAACACGGGGATCGTGCGGGTCGTCGCGACGCGGGAGTATCCGGACGCGTTTGCGCGCGACATGTTCCTGGCGGCCGGGGTGGAACTGGTCGTGCTGGCCGACGGCGGCCCGTGA
- the mtnA gene encoding S-methyl-5-thioribose-1-phosphate isomerase translates to MPVETIRWVGGTDGRVELVDQTLLPAEFKYRTCETVQEVWEAIRTLRVRGAPAIGIAAAMGVVLGVRRALPRGVEAMRGELEPVSDYLASSRPTAVNLVWALERMKRTAREHADPAPGAFLQRLLEEALRILEEDRDVCRRIGRHGADLLADGATVLTHCNAGGLATADYGTALGVLFAAHEQGKRLSVYVDETRPLLQGARLTAWELQQAGIPATLICDNMAAHVMQRRGVDAVIVGADRIAANGDAANKIGTYGLSVLAREHGVPFYVAAPISTFDLSLADGSLIPIEERAAEEVTRWGGHVTAPEGIAVYNPAFDVTPARNIAAIITEEGVIRAPDAQGVARVVPAARP, encoded by the coding sequence ATGCCGGTTGAGACGATCCGCTGGGTCGGCGGCACCGACGGCCGCGTGGAGCTGGTGGACCAGACACTGCTGCCGGCGGAGTTCAAGTACAGGACGTGCGAAACAGTGCAGGAGGTCTGGGAGGCGATCCGCACCCTGCGCGTGCGCGGCGCGCCGGCCATCGGCATCGCCGCCGCCATGGGTGTCGTGCTCGGCGTGCGGCGTGCCCTGCCTCGCGGCGTCGAGGCGATGCGGGGCGAGCTGGAGCCCGTCAGCGACTACCTGGCTTCGAGCCGCCCGACGGCCGTCAACCTGGTCTGGGCCCTGGAGAGGATGAAGCGCACGGCCCGCGAGCACGCGGACCCGGCCCCCGGGGCGTTCCTGCAGCGGCTGCTCGAGGAAGCCCTGCGCATCCTCGAGGAGGACAGGGACGTCTGCCGGCGCATCGGCCGCCACGGCGCGGACCTGCTGGCCGACGGTGCCACCGTCCTGACGCACTGCAACGCCGGCGGGCTGGCCACGGCCGACTACGGCACGGCGCTCGGCGTGCTGTTCGCCGCGCACGAGCAGGGGAAGCGCCTGTCCGTCTACGTCGACGAGACCCGGCCGCTGCTCCAGGGCGCGCGCCTGACGGCCTGGGAGCTGCAGCAGGCGGGCATCCCCGCCACGCTGATCTGCGACAACATGGCGGCGCACGTGATGCAGCGTCGGGGTGTGGACGCCGTGATCGTCGGTGCCGACCGCATCGCCGCCAACGGCGACGCGGCCAACAAGATCGGCACCTACGGGCTGAGCGTGCTGGCCCGCGAGCACGGCGTGCCGTTCTACGTGGCGGCGCCGATCAGCACGTTTGACCTCTCGCTGGCGGACGGCAGCCTGATCCCCATCGAGGAGCGCGCCGCCGAGGAGGTCACCCGCTGGGGGGGGCACGTCACGGCTCCCGAGGGCATCGCCGTCTACAACCCCGCCTTCGACGTGACCCCGGCGCGCAACATCGCTGCCATTATTACGGAAGAAGGCGTGATCCGAGCGCCGGATGCGCAGGGCGTGGCGCGCGTCGTGCCGGCGGCCCGTCCGTGA